One Microscilla marina ATCC 23134 DNA window includes the following coding sequences:
- a CDS encoding SpoIIE family protein phosphatase: protein MMKLFLIINVLLVYAATVSQAQTPYVTKHLPKDYKGGYQSWALTQDKTGMVYVGDNFGILQYDGKEWRKFPIKNKGFVFAIGYYQDTLFVGSNNELGYLGYDSTGQNRKYVSLIPSIPKEQRKFKTIRTILPLDKGVAFIDWFKKALIYQNGKFTYVDPDDSTIYNKGQFAPIAKKGKQVFHFNNNIYAQAGSDLFAWNGKKLVKTNLLQGVKNLPDIWRIINYSQDTLLAFDAKTHQMRWLYLKNGKFQREEAFTTELDNVFAKLNTTFVIYYFKVLNNGSIALTIKNKGLYVLGKDGKIQRFIASNRDTPTLLIYNFDFDKEGNIWTLGEKGIGQIHNNSSFTYWDKRHGFSGQILRMTYHNQRLYVGTMNGLSFLNKQGRFEEVKGIKDGVWDFLEHQGRFYVAHTGTIYEMKNGKPERIVDQAYTQTLVALKNAPSKLMIGTYNQGLFLMAQKKGKWIKKKVKGEKVTAKIYSIIEDKDESLWIHDFQLGIFRVWLNAAKDSVVKQVVYTAKDGLPSTAANIVFRLKNGQLIFGTTDGIYAFDRAKKRFHPHPILHAYTKGKQVYYIYETRKGNLFIQIKKPDKVELAMLKATSNNGYTLVEKPFRAIQTSLDSEAIIELTDGRVAIAKDQTMILYDDQWKKSPPNTYQTIIRKVFINNDSLLFTENSLHSVSLDYQFNTLRFDYASLFYEHSNQNQYQFRLKGFQEKWSKWSIERNTNYTNLPEGNYVFEVRAKNAHGDLSKLARFEFKVYPPWHRTWWAYTLYVVCAILFVLIVLRINASRLLKQKASLEKKVQQRTVELQHKQEEIMVQHEELQQQHEEITAQRDFIEKKNQQLYQKNLQVKKSIEAAKLIQDAILPFNDRMQGIFKNYFVLFRPRDIVSGDFYWADKTKDGKDIRLVAAIDCTGHGVPGAFMSMMSYTLLNEIVHQKNIIQPAQILETLKSELKHALQREKTGNQSGMDMALCNIQYLPDGTVKVVFGGAKRPMYYIKSDSQEFGEVKGSRISIGIVPRNHQVFEEHTLTLHKNDLIFLTTDGYSDQNNVARKSFGSQKLKKLLASQALKPMSEQQRVLEENLDEYMHQTSQRDDILVVGIKL from the coding sequence ATGATGAAACTGTTCTTAATTATCAATGTTTTACTTGTTTATGCCGCTACTGTCTCTCAGGCGCAAACTCCCTACGTGACCAAACACCTACCTAAAGACTATAAAGGAGGATACCAGAGTTGGGCGTTGACGCAAGATAAAACAGGCATGGTGTATGTGGGCGATAACTTTGGAATTCTACAATATGATGGTAAAGAATGGCGTAAATTCCCAATAAAGAATAAAGGTTTTGTCTTTGCTATTGGTTATTACCAAGACACCCTATTTGTGGGCTCCAACAATGAATTAGGCTATTTGGGGTACGACTCTACCGGACAAAACCGCAAATATGTATCCTTGATTCCATCTATTCCTAAAGAACAGAGAAAATTTAAAACGATTCGAACTATTTTACCTCTGGACAAAGGCGTTGCTTTTATAGATTGGTTTAAAAAAGCATTGATTTATCAAAATGGCAAGTTTACTTATGTAGATCCTGATGATTCAACAATTTATAATAAGGGACAATTTGCCCCCATTGCTAAAAAAGGCAAACAAGTCTTTCATTTTAACAATAATATATATGCACAAGCTGGAAGTGATTTATTTGCTTGGAATGGAAAAAAACTAGTAAAAACTAACCTCCTTCAAGGAGTAAAAAACCTGCCTGATATATGGCGTATAATAAACTATAGCCAAGACACTTTGCTTGCGTTTGATGCCAAAACTCATCAAATGCGTTGGTTATACCTAAAAAACGGCAAATTTCAGAGAGAAGAAGCTTTTACAACTGAACTCGACAATGTTTTTGCCAAATTAAACACGACTTTTGTTATTTATTATTTCAAGGTGCTGAACAATGGCTCTATTGCGCTTACCATCAAAAACAAAGGATTGTATGTATTAGGCAAAGATGGTAAAATTCAACGTTTTATTGCTTCTAATCGAGATACTCCCACCCTTTTAATCTACAATTTTGATTTTGATAAAGAAGGTAATATATGGACCTTGGGTGAAAAAGGAATTGGGCAAATCCATAATAATAGCTCTTTTACCTATTGGGACAAAAGGCACGGCTTTTCCGGGCAAATTCTAAGGATGACCTATCATAACCAAAGGCTCTATGTGGGTACTATGAATGGGCTTTCATTCTTGAACAAACAAGGTCGTTTTGAAGAAGTAAAAGGAATCAAAGATGGAGTATGGGACTTTTTGGAACACCAAGGCAGGTTTTATGTGGCACATACCGGTACTATTTATGAAATGAAAAATGGAAAGCCTGAAAGGATTGTAGATCAAGCTTATACACAAACACTTGTAGCACTAAAAAACGCCCCTTCTAAACTGATGATAGGTACTTATAACCAGGGATTATTTTTGATGGCTCAGAAAAAAGGGAAATGGATAAAGAAAAAAGTAAAAGGCGAAAAAGTAACGGCAAAAATATACTCTATTATAGAAGATAAAGATGAAAGTTTATGGATTCACGATTTCCAGTTAGGTATTTTTAGGGTATGGCTCAATGCCGCAAAAGATAGTGTGGTAAAGCAAGTAGTATATACAGCCAAGGATGGCTTACCTTCTACTGCAGCCAATATAGTGTTTCGCTTAAAAAACGGTCAGCTAATTTTTGGTACAACAGATGGCATATATGCATTTGACCGGGCAAAAAAACGTTTTCATCCTCACCCTATTTTACATGCTTACACCAAAGGCAAACAAGTATATTACATATATGAAACAAGAAAGGGGAATTTATTTATCCAGATAAAAAAACCTGATAAAGTCGAGTTGGCCATGCTAAAAGCAACCTCTAACAACGGATATACACTCGTAGAAAAACCTTTCAGAGCTATACAAACTTCACTTGATAGTGAAGCTATCATAGAGTTAACAGACGGACGGGTGGCAATAGCCAAAGACCAAACTATGATATTATATGATGACCAATGGAAAAAGAGTCCTCCCAACACTTATCAAACCATTATCAGGAAAGTATTCATTAATAATGATTCTCTTCTTTTTACTGAAAACAGCCTACATTCTGTCTCTCTTGATTATCAGTTCAACACGCTTAGGTTTGATTACGCTTCTTTGTTTTATGAACATAGCAACCAAAACCAGTATCAGTTCAGGTTAAAAGGTTTTCAAGAAAAATGGTCTAAATGGAGCATAGAACGCAATACTAATTATACCAATTTGCCCGAAGGTAATTATGTTTTTGAAGTAAGGGCTAAAAATGCGCATGGTGACCTAAGCAAGTTGGCACGTTTCGAGTTCAAGGTTTACCCTCCCTGGCACCGCACTTGGTGGGCTTATACCTTGTATGTGGTATGTGCAATATTATTTGTATTAATCGTTTTACGCATCAATGCAAGTCGGTTGCTTAAACAAAAAGCCAGCCTTGAAAAAAAGGTGCAACAACGTACTGTTGAGCTTCAGCATAAACAAGAAGAGATTATGGTACAACACGAAGAGCTCCAGCAACAACACGAAGAAATTACCGCTCAACGTGACTTTATTGAAAAAAAAAACCAACAGCTTTATCAGAAAAACCTTCAGGTAAAAAAGAGTATAGAGGCAGCCAAGCTTATTCAAGATGCTATTTTGCCTTTTAATGACAGAATGCAAGGAATATTTAAAAACTATTTTGTGCTTTTTCGTCCACGTGACATCGTATCGGGAGATTTTTATTGGGCAGATAAAACTAAAGATGGCAAGGATATAAGGCTAGTAGCCGCTATAGATTGTACCGGACACGGGGTGCCAGGAGCTTTTATGAGTATGATGAGTTATACTTTGCTGAATGAGATTGTACACCAAAAAAATATTATTCAACCTGCCCAAATATTAGAAACACTAAAATCTGAGTTAAAGCACGCCCTACAACGAGAAAAAACGGGTAATCAATCAGGAATGGACATGGCGCTGTGCAATATTCAATACTTGCCTGATGGCACTGTAAAGGTTGTTTTTGGTGGTGCCAAACGCCCTATGTATTACATTAAAAGTGATAGTCAAGAGTTTGGTGAAGTCAAAGGTAGTAGAATTTCTATTGGCATAGTTCCCAGAAACCATCAGGTTTTTGAAGAGCACACACTTACCTTACACAAAAATGATTTAATATTTTTGACCACTGACGGGTATAGTGATCAGAACAATGTAGCCAGAAAAAGTTTTGGCTCACAAAAACTCAAAAAACTCCTGGCTTCGCAGGCTTTGAAACCAATGTCCGAACAACAACGAGTGCTAGAAGAAAACCTGGATGAATATATGCACCAAACAAGTCAAAGAGATGACATTTTGGTGGTAGGGATAAAATTATAA
- a CDS encoding SpoIIE family protein phosphatase translates to MITRYLFLFACLLSTIQSSYCWAQVKNKGLPFIKNYTTDDYHAHDQNWYIGQDKRGIIYVGNSSGLLEFDGVKWRLLEIPNKSTTRSVKMGQDGIMYVGAQNFIGYVDTDSTGKTYVASLMNQVPKDVAGFKDIWDMVVTNEGVICRSRSALFVLKDKKLKAIRPKKRFTTLCLINNQAHFRDFKVGTFKLVQGKLVKVPQFNKKIPMEGFPFGKNKSLLNIFTQLYIYNGDTLTPFAPHIKQFLLDKELYCSTQIDDNHYAFGTSSAGIVILNKAGQVVQHIHKGNGLQSNSVYNLYIDHHHNLWAGLAKGIAFIELNSPFSVLDASSGLEGSTYYTYVHQNKLLTGTSQGFFYKNWLHYENPLKDSIRFKTIPNLVNQTWQFKTFKNQLLAAFNPGILKFNTLQKPVKVQALKKTNGNMWTIISLNKQPNLLMAGGKRGLILLEWKDKQWQVKNVIKGFSKNSRYIQEGKAGTVWVSSDQHGIYKLTLNTPLDSIVNIKFYDKTKGLPANTYNRLFKVNGENMFATENGVYLYDETQDKMVRETKLNKLIGDHKMLVYLRNDAQQGIWYVAHKEAKDKYLEVGLLQKQANGSYKKITNPFRKLRGSFIEKLAPHLNPIDDKNVLFATKEGVIHYAPQKPRIKQPFKVLLREISLTGAKDSIIFGGTFANAQGQMTSLPKQEYQYPIFKYTYNSFRFNVSSTFYADNHKNEFRYRLAGLDKEWSPWTKETYKEYTNLREGSYILHIQTRNLYQEKSPVFTYSFQILPPWHRTIWAYTGYTFVSIILIGVTIKLYTRRLEQQKDKLEKTVEARTAEIRHKNDEILLKNSELEQQKEEIQIQAENLKEANTAIEHKNSALEQQKEEIQIQAEILKTVNNELVSKSDEIEQAYQNVKLLSEIGQEITSKLSLSQIVETVYNNVNNLMDVAEFGIGLYDPKAHTITFNDYIHLGEKMPQLTVPATDENRFGVLCVLRQKEIIVNDVYKEYHNYVESLDSYRQDELLNAFICIPLIVEQEVIGLVSVQSLQSNVYTNYHLNLLRNLAVYITIALQNTDSYTKIELQKFKIETQNQEITASIRYAQKIQAAILPSSKSFEKVFTDHFIIYEPKDIVSGDFYWMSHVKKRVIIDDIPSFEVYSFVAAVDCTGHGVPGAFMSMIGSRLLSEIVNEKKVFDPKKIISKIQEGIRKGLHQKESDNNDGMDICLCRVQYIDDSDKVELIYSNAKRPLYYTHQKKLHQIQRNRFFIGGWIPKQIAQELENHTVQLKRTDILYLSSDGFVDTPNNNRKSFGTKQFITLLEEIMHEPLNVQRTRLLKAKTEYQEEADQRDDIVILGIQL, encoded by the coding sequence ATGATTACACGTTACCTTTTTTTATTTGCTTGTTTACTATCAACCATTCAATCTTCTTATTGTTGGGCACAGGTCAAAAACAAAGGACTACCTTTTATTAAAAATTATACTACAGATGATTACCACGCCCACGACCAGAACTGGTATATCGGTCAAGATAAACGAGGAATTATTTATGTAGGCAACTCTTCAGGCTTGCTAGAGTTTGATGGGGTAAAGTGGCGTTTGCTGGAAATACCTAATAAATCAACCACAAGAAGCGTGAAGATGGGGCAAGATGGGATAATGTATGTAGGTGCACAAAATTTTATTGGTTATGTAGACACAGATTCTACTGGCAAAACCTATGTAGCTTCGCTTATGAACCAAGTTCCTAAAGATGTTGCCGGATTTAAAGACATTTGGGATATGGTGGTAACTAACGAAGGAGTAATATGCCGTAGCCGTTCAGCATTGTTTGTTTTGAAAGATAAAAAATTAAAAGCAATTCGCCCTAAAAAGAGATTTACTACACTTTGCCTGATCAACAACCAAGCACACTTTAGAGACTTTAAAGTAGGTACATTCAAACTGGTGCAGGGTAAGCTAGTGAAAGTGCCTCAGTTTAACAAAAAAATACCAATGGAAGGATTTCCGTTTGGTAAAAACAAAAGTTTGCTCAACATATTCACACAATTATATATTTACAATGGGGATACCCTTACCCCTTTTGCTCCTCATATCAAACAATTCTTATTGGACAAAGAGCTGTACTGTTCCACTCAAATAGATGATAACCATTATGCTTTTGGCACTTCAAGTGCAGGCATTGTTATTTTAAATAAGGCTGGGCAGGTAGTACAACATATTCATAAAGGCAATGGACTACAAAGCAACTCAGTGTATAATTTATATATAGATCATCACCATAATTTGTGGGCAGGGCTTGCTAAAGGAATTGCTTTTATCGAACTCAATTCACCGTTTAGTGTATTAGACGCTTCGTCAGGATTGGAAGGCTCTACCTATTACACTTATGTGCATCAAAACAAGCTATTGACAGGTACTTCCCAAGGATTTTTTTATAAAAACTGGCTTCATTATGAAAACCCTTTGAAAGACTCGATTCGCTTTAAAACCATTCCGAATTTGGTGAATCAAACGTGGCAATTTAAAACTTTCAAAAACCAACTCTTGGCCGCCTTCAATCCAGGTATTTTAAAGTTTAATACTCTCCAAAAACCCGTCAAAGTTCAAGCCTTGAAAAAGACGAATGGTAATATGTGGACTATAATCTCTTTGAACAAGCAGCCTAACTTGTTGATGGCTGGCGGTAAAAGGGGGTTGATTTTACTGGAGTGGAAAGACAAACAATGGCAGGTAAAAAACGTGATCAAGGGATTTTCAAAAAACTCGCGTTATATACAAGAAGGAAAAGCAGGTACTGTCTGGGTAAGTAGTGACCAACACGGTATCTATAAACTCACGCTTAATACACCACTTGATAGTATAGTAAATATTAAGTTTTATGACAAAACCAAGGGACTCCCTGCCAATACCTATAACCGTTTGTTTAAAGTAAATGGTGAAAACATGTTTGCTACCGAAAATGGGGTATACTTATATGATGAAACCCAAGACAAAATGGTGAGAGAAACCAAGTTAAACAAGTTAATTGGTGATCACAAAATGTTGGTTTATCTACGCAACGACGCCCAACAAGGAATTTGGTATGTGGCGCATAAAGAGGCAAAAGACAAATACCTGGAAGTGGGTTTGCTACAAAAACAAGCCAATGGTAGCTACAAAAAAATAACCAATCCTTTCAGAAAATTGCGTGGCTCGTTTATAGAAAAACTTGCCCCCCATTTGAACCCAATAGATGACAAAAATGTATTGTTTGCCACCAAGGAAGGGGTGATTCATTATGCCCCTCAAAAACCCCGTATAAAACAACCTTTCAAAGTATTGTTACGCGAAATATCTCTTACTGGTGCAAAAGATTCTATAATATTTGGAGGTACCTTCGCCAATGCACAGGGGCAAATGACAAGCCTGCCCAAACAGGAGTATCAGTACCCCATATTTAAATACACTTATAATAGTTTTAGGTTTAATGTAAGCAGTACCTTTTATGCTGATAACCACAAAAACGAGTTTCGTTACCGCCTGGCAGGACTAGACAAAGAGTGGTCGCCATGGACTAAGGAGACTTATAAAGAATATACCAACTTAAGAGAAGGGAGTTATATATTGCACATTCAAACCCGTAACCTATACCAAGAAAAAAGCCCAGTGTTTACCTACAGTTTCCAAATACTCCCTCCCTGGCACCGTACCATTTGGGCTTATACAGGGTATACATTCGTGAGCATCATATTGATAGGTGTTACCATCAAACTATATACTCGAAGGTTGGAGCAACAAAAAGATAAACTGGAAAAAACAGTGGAAGCCCGTACTGCAGAGATTCGCCATAAGAACGATGAAATCTTGCTAAAAAACTCAGAACTTGAGCAACAAAAAGAAGAGATACAGATACAAGCTGAAAACCTCAAAGAAGCCAATACTGCTATTGAACATAAAAATTCGGCACTGGAACAACAAAAAGAAGAAATACAGATACAAGCTGAAATCCTGAAAACAGTCAACAATGAATTGGTAAGTAAAAGTGATGAAATAGAGCAAGCTTATCAGAATGTAAAACTATTGAGTGAAATAGGGCAAGAAATCACTTCAAAACTATCGTTAAGCCAGATAGTAGAGACTGTGTATAATAATGTAAATAACTTGATGGATGTTGCAGAGTTTGGGATAGGCTTATATGATCCAAAAGCACACACGATTACTTTTAACGACTATATACATTTAGGCGAGAAAATGCCCCAACTGACAGTACCTGCTACCGATGAAAACAGGTTTGGAGTGCTGTGTGTACTTCGCCAAAAAGAAATTATAGTGAATGACGTGTACAAAGAGTATCACAATTATGTGGAGTCGTTGGACAGTTATCGACAAGATGAACTGTTAAATGCTTTCATTTGTATACCACTTATTGTCGAACAAGAAGTAATTGGCTTGGTAAGTGTACAAAGTTTGCAAAGTAACGTATATACAAATTATCACCTCAACTTGTTACGTAACCTTGCAGTATATATTACCATAGCATTACAAAATACGGATAGTTATACTAAAATAGAGTTACAAAAGTTTAAAATAGAAACCCAAAACCAAGAAATTACAGCCAGTATCCGTTATGCACAAAAAATCCAAGCAGCCATTTTGCCCAGCAGCAAAAGCTTTGAAAAAGTTTTTACTGATCATTTTATCATCTACGAACCCAAAGACATTGTTTCTGGCGACTTTTATTGGATGAGCCATGTAAAGAAACGTGTCATAATTGATGATATCCCTTCTTTTGAAGTATATAGTTTTGTGGCAGCTGTAGACTGCACCGGACACGGAGTACCAGGGGCTTTTATGAGCATGATAGGCAGTAGATTATTGAGCGAAATAGTCAATGAAAAGAAGGTTTTTGATCCCAAAAAGATCATATCTAAAATACAAGAGGGCATTCGTAAGGGTTTGCATCAGAAAGAATCAGATAATAATGATGGCATGGATATATGCTTGTGTAGGGTGCAATATATAGATGATTCGGACAAGGTAGAGCTAATATACAGTAACGCCAAACGTCCGTTGTATTATACACATCAAAAAAAGTTGCATCAAATCCAAAGAAATCGTTTTTTTATTGGTGGTTGGATACCTAAGCAAATAGCCCAAGAGTTAGAGAATCACACGGTTCAACTCAAACGCACTGATATACTTTATTTGAGTAGTGATGGATTTGTAGATACACCTAATAACAACCGTAAATCTTTTGGAACCAAGCAATTCATTACGTTGTTAGAAGAAATCATGCATGAACCATTAAATGTACAACGTACGCGGTTGTTGAAAGCCAAAACTGAATACCAAGAAGAGGCAGACCAACGCGATGATATTGTAATATTGGGCATTCAGCTATAG
- the odhB gene encoding 2-oxoglutarate dehydrogenase complex dihydrolipoyllysine-residue succinyltransferase: MAVEMKIPDLAESITEVVISQWLKQDGDYVELDEMICEVETDKAAQELAAESAGILRIMVPEGETVNVGDVICRIEASENGSSAGSSKTAANASDNTATKIATTTDAPTTTGKEVEMRVPELAESITEVMIGAWLKEDGDFVTLDEPICEVETDKAAQELPAEATGILQMVAKEGETLNVGDLICTIKVTEAPVSNGTASKPSSDAGANNIETSSAAGHPSPAASKILAEKGIDPADVKGTGVGGRITKEDAMNAQKKKPKAEAPAQNKKETAAPKATVSAPAPGSRNQNRKRMSPLRKTVARRLVSVKNETAMLTTFNEVNMQPIKDLRAKYKEQFKEKYGVGLGFMGFFVKACCAALTEIPGVNAMIDGNEIVYNEFCDISVAVSAPKGLVVPVLRNAESLSFQGIEQGIKDLALKARDNKLSIEEMQGGTFTITNGGVFGSMLSTPIINAPQSAILGMHNIVDRPMAVNGEVKILPIMYLALSYDHRIIDGREAVTFLVRLKQLLEEPERLMFGV; this comes from the coding sequence ATGGCCGTAGAAATGAAAATTCCTGATTTGGCGGAATCTATCACAGAAGTTGTTATTTCGCAATGGTTGAAACAGGATGGAGACTACGTAGAACTTGATGAAATGATTTGTGAGGTAGAGACTGACAAAGCTGCTCAGGAACTTGCCGCCGAATCAGCAGGAATTCTTCGTATTATGGTTCCTGAAGGCGAAACAGTGAATGTGGGTGATGTTATATGTCGTATCGAAGCAAGCGAAAATGGTTCTTCGGCTGGTTCTTCAAAAACTGCGGCTAATGCGTCTGACAATACTGCTACTAAAATTGCTACTACTACCGATGCACCCACTACCACTGGCAAAGAGGTAGAAATGCGTGTACCTGAACTGGCAGAGTCTATTACTGAGGTAATGATTGGAGCTTGGTTGAAAGAAGATGGAGATTTTGTTACTTTGGATGAGCCTATATGTGAGGTAGAAACCGACAAGGCAGCTCAAGAATTGCCCGCTGAGGCTACTGGTATATTACAAATGGTGGCAAAAGAAGGCGAAACCTTGAATGTGGGTGATTTAATTTGTACTATCAAAGTAACCGAAGCACCCGTAAGCAATGGTACTGCATCAAAACCTTCGTCAGATGCTGGTGCAAATAACATTGAAACTTCGTCGGCAGCTGGGCATCCATCACCTGCAGCAAGCAAAATACTTGCTGAAAAAGGCATTGATCCTGCTGATGTAAAAGGTACTGGTGTAGGAGGACGCATCACGAAAGAAGATGCCATGAATGCTCAAAAGAAGAAGCCTAAAGCTGAGGCTCCTGCCCAAAACAAAAAAGAAACTGCAGCACCCAAAGCTACTGTGTCCGCACCTGCACCAGGTAGCCGCAACCAAAACCGTAAGCGTATGTCACCGCTTCGTAAAACAGTTGCTCGCCGTTTGGTGTCTGTAAAGAATGAAACCGCCATGCTTACTACTTTCAATGAGGTAAACATGCAACCTATCAAAGACTTACGAGCTAAGTACAAAGAGCAGTTCAAAGAAAAGTACGGTGTAGGTTTAGGGTTTATGGGCTTTTTTGTAAAGGCTTGTTGTGCTGCATTGACAGAGATTCCAGGAGTAAATGCGATGATAGACGGCAACGAAATCGTTTATAACGAATTTTGTGATATTTCGGTGGCTGTATCAGCACCCAAGGGCTTGGTAGTACCTGTGTTACGCAACGCTGAGAGCTTGAGTTTTCAAGGCATAGAGCAAGGCATTAAAGACTTGGCACTCAAGGCTCGTGATAATAAGTTGTCTATCGAAGAGATGCAAGGAGGGACGTTTACCATTACCAATGGAGGGGTATTTGGTTCTATGTTGTCTACGCCTATTATCAACGCACCGCAATCGGCCATCTTAGGAATGCACAATATTGTAGACCGACCAATGGCTGTAAATGGTGAAGTGAAAATATTACCGATTATGTACCTTGCCTTGTCTTACGACCACCGAATTATAGACGGACGCGAGGCCGTAACCTTTTTGGTAAGATTAAAACAATTGCTCGAAGAGCCCGAAAGATTAATGTTTGGCGTATAA
- a CDS encoding cupin domain-containing protein, whose protein sequence is MPHNAQYFIDQLGMTPHPEGGYYKETYRSEEIFSQEALPERYPSKRCHVTSIYFLLETKEFSTFHRLRTTELWHFHTGTALELHMIDADGNLTTQHIGSDIANGELLQTVIPTGSWFAIRVIAPDSFALIGCTVAPGFEFEDFELAKREELIKLYPQHTQVITQFTRS, encoded by the coding sequence ATGCCTCACAACGCACAATACTTTATCGACCAGTTAGGTATGACTCCTCACCCAGAAGGAGGTTATTACAAAGAAACTTATCGTTCTGAAGAAATTTTTTCACAAGAAGCACTTCCCGAAAGGTACCCAAGCAAGCGCTGTCATGTCACCAGCATTTATTTTTTGTTAGAAACTAAAGAGTTTTCAACGTTTCACCGTTTACGCACCACCGAGCTATGGCACTTTCATACAGGTACCGCCCTAGAACTACACATGATAGATGCTGACGGCAACCTGACTACCCAACACATTGGCAGTGATATAGCCAATGGTGAGTTGTTACAAACGGTGATTCCTACTGGATCGTGGTTTGCTATCAGAGTAATTGCGCCTGATAGTTTTGCCTTGATAGGCTGTACAGTAGCCCCAGGATTTGAGTTTGAAGACTTTGAACTTGCCAAGAGAGAGGAACTTATCAAACTATACCCACAACACACACAAGTAATTACCCAATTTACCCGGTCTTAG
- a CDS encoding archaemetzincin, with product MKRIILYFAVLLLLVAGIWLIYKNYIFVTPLIIPKVAIQPFLGIDDASVKEVKKGIERYYGIQVTVLPLITLPPHAKNTHILKKYHLRLPVRYRADSLIAYLRRTKSNDFDYIIGLTNQDISVTKDKKPKWLYTDWGIFGLGYLPGSSCIVSTFRLHRYANLQLMRTRLRKVAIHELGHNFGLDHCPSRQCVMQSARETMVTIDTEPESLCHNCKNIMKAKFLLGFPGE from the coding sequence ATGAAAAGGATCATTCTTTACTTTGCTGTTTTGTTATTATTGGTTGCTGGAATCTGGTTAATATATAAAAATTATATTTTTGTTACTCCACTCATCATTCCTAAGGTAGCGATTCAACCGTTTTTGGGCATTGATGATGCTTCAGTTAAAGAAGTAAAAAAAGGCATTGAGCGTTACTATGGTATTCAAGTAACTGTCTTGCCTTTGATAACATTACCACCACATGCCAAAAACACCCATATTCTTAAAAAGTACCACTTAAGACTCCCTGTTCGCTATCGAGCTGATAGCCTGATTGCATACTTGAGGCGTACCAAATCCAATGATTTTGATTATATAATAGGACTTACTAATCAAGATATTTCAGTTACTAAAGACAAAAAGCCTAAGTGGTTGTATACCGATTGGGGGATTTTTGGTTTGGGCTATCTTCCTGGTTCTAGCTGTATTGTATCTACCTTTAGGTTGCATCGTTATGCTAACCTACAATTGATGCGTACTCGTTTGCGAAAAGTAGCCATTCATGAGTTAGGGCATAACTTTGGTCTTGACCATTGTCCCAGTCGTCAGTGTGTAATGCAAAGTGCTCGTGAAACAATGGTGACTATAGATACCGAACCAGAAAGCCTTTGCCATAATTGTAAAAATATAATGAAAGCTAAGTTTTTGCTGGGTTTTCCTGGTGAGTAA